One part of the Ktedonobacterales bacterium genome encodes these proteins:
- a CDS encoding VWA domain-containing protein, whose product MSAASGSGNGSKAHITLRMRPERRLIRQDGSFRHIDFHLRVEQEAVRTEAERTPLTLALVLDRSGSMQGEKIHIAKQAALGVLDRLEERDQVAVVVFDDQIDVIQAKSAVTPAVKASVNAALALIEARANTALHEGWLTGCKAIASESVPAAEAGLSRCFLLTDGLANVGVTDPEQIASEAAGIREHAGIGTSTFGIGNDYNELLLGPMAVAGGGQFHHLRTADEIANTFIGELGDLLAVSARQVRLEIEVESAIQVDLVSTYWSNASSAPTSRWTIAIGDLLSGEERHVIVRFGFPAQQGQDSHVVRARVLWVADGGERSTDWQDIRFSYADQAACEAEARDPSVMHWVGLHESDRAHREAIKRSQEGDLAGARAELNKVATSIAGYAGEDQELQASIAELESTGEQMANAPLSPAMSKEALYHHQTRSRGQKDYRGPKQT is encoded by the coding sequence ATGAGCGCCGCAAGTGGTTCTGGGAATGGAAGCAAAGCACATATCACACTGAGGATGCGCCCGGAGCGGCGTCTCATTCGCCAGGACGGCAGTTTTCGCCACATAGACTTTCATCTGCGGGTGGAGCAGGAGGCCGTCAGGACCGAGGCAGAGCGAACGCCCTTAACCCTGGCCCTGGTGCTGGATCGCAGCGGCTCGATGCAGGGCGAGAAGATACATATCGCTAAGCAGGCCGCGCTGGGAGTATTGGATCGGCTGGAAGAGCGCGATCAGGTGGCGGTGGTGGTCTTTGATGACCAGATTGATGTCATTCAGGCGAAGTCGGCGGTGACGCCAGCCGTCAAAGCCAGCGTGAACGCCGCGCTGGCGCTGATTGAGGCGCGGGCCAACACCGCCCTGCACGAAGGCTGGCTGACCGGCTGCAAGGCGATTGCCAGCGAAAGCGTACCTGCCGCAGAGGCCGGGCTTTCACGCTGTTTCCTGCTGACCGATGGGCTGGCAAATGTGGGCGTCACCGACCCGGAGCAAATCGCCAGCGAGGCTGCCGGAATCCGCGAGCATGCTGGCATCGGCACCAGCACCTTTGGCATCGGGAACGACTATAACGAATTGCTGCTGGGGCCAATGGCAGTGGCGGGCGGCGGCCAGTTCCATCACCTGCGCACAGCCGACGAAATTGCCAATACCTTTATCGGCGAGCTTGGCGATCTGCTGGCGGTCTCAGCGCGGCAGGTGCGGCTGGAGATCGAGGTCGAATCAGCCATACAGGTCGATCTGGTCAGCACATACTGGTCCAACGCCTCGTCTGCGCCGACTTCGCGCTGGACGATTGCGATTGGCGATCTGCTGAGCGGTGAAGAACGCCATGTCATCGTGCGCTTCGGCTTTCCAGCGCAGCAGGGGCAGGATAGCCATGTGGTGCGGGCGCGGGTGCTTTGGGTGGCCGATGGCGGCGAGCGCAGCACCGACTGGCAGGACATTCGCTTCAGTTATGCCGATCAGGCCGCCTGCGAAGCTGAGGCGCGCGACCCGTCGGTCATGCACTGGGTGGGGCTGCACGAGTCGGATCGCGCTCACCGCGAGGCGATCAAACGCAGCCAGGAGGGCGATCTTGCGGGCGCACGCGCAGAACTGAATAAGGTTGCGACTTCCATCGCCGGATACGCTGGCGAGGATCAAGAACTGCAAGCCTCCATCGCCGAGTTAGAAAGCACGGGAGAGCAGATGGCGAATGCCCCGCTGTCCCCCGCCATGTCTAAAGAGGCGCTGTACCATCATCAGACCAGATCACGCGGGCAAAAAGATTATCGCGGGCCGAAACAGACCTGA
- the tal gene encoding transaldolase encodes MTKNSLQQLHDAGQSIWLDNIRRSLITTGELDRLIAEDAITGITSNPSIFEKAIGGSSDYDETLNRLIRADGKKSAGELFEALAVEDIQMACDKLRPVYDRTHGRDGYVSIEVSPHLVHDTRGTIAEAHRLHDEVNRPNVFVKIPGTDEGLPAIEQCLTDGVSINITLIFSLDYYEKVANAYLNALEKRVAAGQPIEKLASVASFFVSRVDTLVDKLLEEKIKTASGAEQEKLTNLLGKSANANARLAYQKYLELFHQGERFARLAAKGAMVQRCLWASTSTKNPKYKDVLYVEELIGPETINTMPNQTIEAFKDHGKVAMTLTQDIEEARGILRQLAEVGISYKAVTDQLEDEGGKLFAQAFDSLLKTLEEKRSKLLVGMGG; translated from the coding sequence GTGACAAAGAACTCTTTACAACAACTGCATGACGCGGGACAAAGCATCTGGCTCGACAATATTCGCCGCAGCCTGATCACCACTGGCGAACTTGATCGCCTGATCGCCGAAGACGCCATTACCGGCATCACCTCCAACCCCTCGATCTTCGAGAAAGCGATTGGCGGCAGCAGCGACTACGACGAAACGCTGAACAGACTGATTCGCGCCGACGGCAAGAAGAGCGCGGGCGAACTCTTTGAGGCGCTCGCCGTCGAAGACATTCAGATGGCCTGCGATAAGCTGCGCCCCGTCTATGACCGCACACATGGCCGTGACGGCTACGTCTCCATCGAAGTCTCGCCCCATCTGGTACACGACACCAGAGGCACGATTGCCGAAGCGCACCGCCTGCATGATGAGGTCAACCGCCCCAACGTCTTCGTCAAGATTCCGGGGACCGACGAAGGCTTGCCCGCCATCGAGCAGTGCCTCACCGACGGCGTCAGCATCAATATCACCTTGATCTTCTCGCTGGACTACTACGAAAAAGTCGCCAACGCCTACCTGAACGCGCTGGAGAAGCGCGTGGCCGCCGGACAGCCAATCGAGAAACTGGCTTCGGTTGCCAGCTTCTTTGTCAGCCGCGTGGATACCCTGGTTGATAAACTGCTGGAAGAAAAAATCAAGACGGCCAGCGGCGCGGAGCAAGAGAAGCTGACCAACCTGCTGGGCAAATCAGCCAACGCCAACGCCAGGCTGGCCTATCAAAAGTATCTGGAACTCTTCCACCAGGGCGAGCGATTTGCCCGGCTGGCGGCGAAAGGCGCGATGGTGCAGCGTTGCCTGTGGGCCAGCACCAGCACCAAGAACCCGAAATATAAAGATGTCCTCTATGTCGAAGAGTTGATCGGCCCGGAAACCATCAATACCATGCCCAATCAGACCATAGAAGCCTTCAAGGATCATGGCAAGGTGGCGATGACGCTCACGCAGGACATCGAAGAGGCGCGCGGCATCCTCCGGCAGCTCGCAGAGGTGGGCATCAGCTATAAGGCTGTCACCGACCAGTTGGAAGACGAGGGCGGCAAGCTCTTTGCCCAGGCTTTCGACTCTTTGCTGAAGACCCTGGAAGAGAAGCGCAGCAAACTGCTGGTTGGCATGGGCGGCTGA
- the rpiB gene encoding ribose 5-phosphate isomerase B yields the protein MRVAVGMDHGGYPLKEFILEELRKEGHKAVDVGAFNLDPGDDYPDFSRAVGEAILSGQAERGVLVCGSGVGAAVAASKMKGIRASVCHDHYSAHQGVEHDNMNVLCLGARVVGPELAADLIRAFLAAQFSGEPRHVRRLKKVGEIEAEGQ from the coding sequence ATGCGCGTAGCTGTCGGCATGGATCACGGGGGTTATCCCCTCAAAGAGTTTATTCTGGAGGAACTTCGTAAAGAGGGACACAAAGCGGTGGACGTGGGCGCGTTCAATCTGGACCCTGGCGACGACTACCCTGATTTCTCCAGGGCCGTTGGCGAAGCCATCTTGAGCGGGCAGGCCGAGCGCGGCGTACTGGTCTGCGGCAGCGGCGTGGGCGCAGCGGTGGCCGCCAGCAAAATGAAAGGCATCCGCGCCTCGGTCTGCCACGACCACTATTCCGCCCACCAGGGCGTGGAACACGACAACATGAACGTCCTCTGCCTGGGCGCGCGCGTCGTCGGCCCCGAACTGGCCGCAGACTTGATTCGCGCCTTTCTTGCCGCGCAGTTCAGCGGCGAACCGCGCCATGTGCGTCGGCTCAAGAAAGTTGGCGAGATCGAGGCCGAGGGGCAATAA
- a CDS encoding anti-sigma factor: MTISDELSCKEVVGLVTEYLEAALLPKMQTQFEEHVADCPGCQTYLRQIQQTIDMLRKLAEEPMFPQTKQQLLSLFQTWKNAPPSGA; this comes from the coding sequence ATGACGATCTCTGACGAACTTAGCTGCAAAGAAGTCGTAGGACTTGTTACCGAATATCTTGAAGCGGCGCTCCTGCCGAAGATGCAGACGCAGTTCGAGGAGCATGTCGCCGACTGCCCCGGCTGTCAGACGTATCTGCGCCAGATTCAGCAAACCATTGACATGCTCCGCAAGCTGGCTGAAGAACCGATGTTTCCTCAAACAAAGCAGCAGCTTCTGAGCCTCTTCCAGACCTGGAAGAACGCTCCCCCTTCAGGCGCGTAA
- the trxB gene encoding thioredoxin-disulfide reductase, whose translation MSHTNITLYGTLWCSDCKRAKKFFGEQRVHYRFVDVDSDTEGLAFVEQVNQGKDIIPVILFEDGSTLVEPSNAQLAEKLGLQTTAKNRFYDLIIVGSGPAGLTAALYAAREGIETLVIERGGVGGQAGVTERLDNFPGFPEGISGAEFADRLRQQAERFGVEILSAQEVTEVGVDGSYRLARTADGTEYRAWAILLALGSTYRRLGIPGEEDFIGAGVHFCATCDGPFYRGKEVLVVGGGNSAGEESLFLTKFASHVTIATRGDGLSASKVVVEKVQENPQIDVLTNVLPAEFKGDTRLKAVVLRNTQTGETREITPQGVFVFIGLKPNTQIVKNLVMLDERGFILTDGMLQTNVPGIFAAGDCRADSTKQAASAAGEGAAVALALRRYIEPLASGMPKHGLLMEELAMA comes from the coding sequence ATGTCGCACACGAATATCACGCTCTATGGCACGCTCTGGTGCAGCGATTGCAAGCGCGCCAAGAAGTTTTTTGGCGAGCAGCGCGTCCACTATCGCTTTGTTGATGTGGACAGCGACACAGAGGGACTGGCCTTTGTGGAGCAGGTGAACCAAGGCAAAGATATTATCCCGGTGATCCTCTTCGAGGATGGTTCAACGCTGGTTGAACCGTCCAATGCGCAACTGGCGGAAAAGCTGGGGCTGCAAACTACCGCCAAAAACCGCTTTTATGATCTGATTATCGTGGGCAGCGGCCCGGCGGGCCTGACGGCTGCGCTCTATGCCGCGCGCGAGGGCATCGAGACGCTGGTGATTGAGCGCGGCGGCGTGGGCGGCCAGGCAGGTGTCACCGAGCGGCTGGATAATTTCCCCGGCTTCCCGGAGGGTATCTCCGGCGCGGAGTTTGCCGACAGGCTGCGCCAGCAGGCGGAGCGGTTTGGCGTCGAAATCCTCTCAGCGCAAGAGGTGACAGAGGTTGGGGTTGATGGCAGCTATCGGCTGGCGCGCACCGCCGACGGTACAGAGTATCGCGCCTGGGCGATCTTGCTGGCGTTGGGTTCCACCTATCGCCGGTTGGGCATCCCCGGCGAAGAGGACTTCATCGGCGCGGGCGTGCATTTCTGCGCCACCTGCGATGGCCCGTTTTATCGCGGCAAAGAGGTGCTGGTGGTTGGCGGTGGCAATTCCGCCGGGGAAGAGAGCCTGTTCCTGACGAAGTTTGCCAGCCATGTCACCATCGCCACGCGGGGCGATGGCCTTTCGGCCAGCAAGGTGGTGGTGGAGAAGGTGCAGGAGAACCCTCAGATTGATGTGCTTACCAACGTTCTTCCGGCAGAGTTCAAGGGCGATACCCGCCTGAAAGCTGTTGTTCTGCGCAATACGCAGACCGGCGAAACCCGCGAAATCACGCCACAAGGCGTCTTCGTGTTCATCGGCCTGAAGCCGAATACGCAGATCGTCAAAAATCTGGTAATGCTGGATGAACGCGGCTTCATCCTTACCGATGGCATGCTCCAGACTAATGTTCCGGGCATCTTTGCCGCTGGTGATTGCCGCGCCGACAGCACAAAGCAGGCGGCATCCGCCGCTGGGGAAGGCGCAGCCGTCGCGCTGGCGCTGCGCCGCTATATCGAGCCGCTTGCCAGTGGTATGCCTAAACACGGCCTGCTCATGGAGGAACTGGCAATGGCCTGA
- a CDS encoding sigma-70 family RNA polymerase sigma factor, whose translation MNEPARQPDDMPDKTAIQRTRPGADPSGSSAALDDLRLVEALRNGDEAAFMTLINQYHMPLLRLAMLYVPERSLAEEVLQDTWIGVLQGIHRFEGRSSLKTWIFRILMNRARTLAQREGRSVPFSSLAGVDNGPLDGGIEADRFLPADHPQSPGSWASFPPGWEDVPEDHLLSQETRGRIDQAVQALPASQREVITLHDIEGCSSEEVCSLLGISAVNQRVLLHRARSQVRRALEQYFKEE comes from the coding sequence ATGAACGAGCCAGCGCGCCAGCCCGACGATATGCCCGATAAAACCGCCATTCAGCGCACCAGACCGGGGGCTGATCCGTCAGGTTCTTCGGCGGCGCTGGATGATCTGCGTCTGGTCGAGGCGCTGCGCAACGGCGACGAGGCTGCGTTCATGACGCTCATCAATCAGTATCATATGCCTTTGCTGCGTCTGGCGATGCTTTACGTGCCGGAGCGCAGCCTGGCCGAAGAGGTGCTTCAGGACACCTGGATCGGCGTTCTTCAGGGCATTCATCGCTTTGAGGGGCGATCTTCGCTGAAGACCTGGATTTTCCGCATCTTGATGAACCGCGCCAGAACGCTCGCGCAGCGCGAGGGGCGCAGCGTGCCTTTTTCGTCGCTGGCAGGCGTTGATAATGGGCCGCTTGATGGGGGGATAGAAGCTGATCGCTTTCTGCCAGCCGATCATCCTCAAAGCCCCGGTAGTTGGGCTTCCTTTCCGCCAGGCTGGGAAGACGTTCCCGAAGACCATCTGCTTTCGCAGGAGACGCGCGGACGCATTGATCAGGCTGTTCAGGCGCTGCCAGCCAGCCAGCGCGAAGTGATTACCTTGCACGATATTGAGGGATGCTCTTCTGAAGAGGTGTGCAGCTTGCTGGGAATCTCGGCGGTGAATCAGCGGGTGCTGCTCCATCGCGCCCGCTCTCAGGTGCGGCGGGCATTAGAGCAGTATTTCAAGGAAGAGTAG
- a CDS encoding MerR family transcriptional regulator, with translation MQDEEQTLTIEELAERADISVRTIRFYIAEGLLPGPGARGKAASYSSDHLLRLRLIRRLSEQRMPLAEMREMLSRLSSEDEQALLAEEEKRAMQREQAAQTQAPKEYLGMLLQQAREARQPPPGPAPVAQASASLKLYPRPVNALPHQPADVWQRWELAPGVELYVKVDVADKQRRLIERLLWTAGPPDQKKR, from the coding sequence ATGCAAGACGAAGAGCAGACACTGACGATTGAAGAGCTGGCCGAGCGCGCCGACATATCGGTGCGCACCATCCGCTTTTATATTGCCGAAGGCTTATTGCCGGGGCCAGGGGCGCGCGGGAAGGCAGCGAGCTACAGCAGCGACCATTTGCTGCGCCTGCGCCTGATTCGACGGCTTTCGGAGCAGCGAATGCCGCTGGCTGAGATGCGCGAGATGCTTTCGCGCCTCTCGTCAGAGGACGAACAGGCGCTGCTGGCTGAAGAGGAGAAGCGAGCGATGCAACGAGAGCAGGCGGCGCAGACGCAGGCGCCGAAAGAGTATTTAGGGATGCTGCTGCAACAGGCGCGCGAGGCTCGCCAGCCGCCGCCCGGCCCCGCGCCAGTGGCCCAGGCTTCGGCCTCTCTAAAGCTCTATCCTCGGCCCGTCAACGCGCTGCCCCATCAGCCCGCCGATGTCTGGCAACGCTGGGAGCTTGCGCCAGGGGTGGAATTGTATGTGAAGGTGGATGTTGCCGATAAGCAGCGCCGGTTGATCGAACGCCTGCTGTGGACAGCCGGGCCGCCGGACCAGAAAAAACGATGA
- the gnd gene encoding decarboxylating 6-phosphogluconate dehydrogenase produces MEVAFIGLGRMGANMVRRLSQGGHSVVAYNRTAEKTRELVEEGHRVVGAYSLKEVVEKLKTPRIVWLMVPAGQVVDDHIAQLEPLLAPGDIIIDGGNSYYKDSVRRGKEVTAKGFHFMDVGTSGGVWGLKVGYCLMIGGEKAIFAHCEPLFKTLAPPDGYGYMGDHGAGHLVKMVHNGIEYGMLQAYGEGFEVLNASQYDLDLQKISHLWNQGSVVRSWLLELAELAFAHDPKLASIKGWVADSGEGRWTVLEAMEHDVPAPVITLSLLERFRSRQEESFSAKVIAALRNQFGGHAVKNE; encoded by the coding sequence ATGGAGGTTGCATTCATTGGCCTGGGGCGCATGGGCGCCAACATGGTCCGGCGGCTCTCGCAGGGCGGCCACAGCGTCGTCGCCTATAACCGCACAGCCGAGAAGACCAGAGAACTGGTCGAGGAGGGCCATAGAGTCGTCGGGGCCTACTCGCTGAAAGAGGTCGTCGAAAAGCTGAAAACGCCCCGCATCGTCTGGCTGATGGTGCCTGCCGGGCAGGTCGTGGACGACCACATTGCCCAGTTAGAGCCGCTGCTCGCGCCCGGTGACATCATCATTGATGGCGGCAACTCGTATTACAAAGACTCCGTTCGCCGGGGCAAGGAAGTCACAGCAAAGGGCTTCCACTTCATGGACGTAGGCACCAGCGGCGGCGTCTGGGGCCTGAAGGTGGGCTATTGCCTGATGATTGGCGGCGAAAAAGCAATCTTCGCGCATTGCGAGCCGCTGTTCAAGACGCTGGCCCCACCCGACGGCTACGGCTATATGGGCGATCACGGCGCGGGGCATCTGGTCAAGATGGTCCATAACGGCATAGAGTACGGCATGCTTCAAGCCTACGGCGAAGGCTTCGAGGTTCTCAACGCCTCGCAGTACGACCTGGACCTCCAGAAAATCTCGCACCTCTGGAACCAGGGCAGCGTCGTCCGATCCTGGCTGCTCGAACTGGCCGAACTGGCCTTCGCCCACGACCCCAAACTGGCGAGCATCAAAGGCTGGGTGGCCGATTCCGGCGAGGGCCGCTGGACCGTCCTGGAGGCGATGGAACATGACGTACCCGCCCCGGTCATTACGCTCTCGCTGCTGGAACGTTTCCGCTCGCGCCAGGAAGAATCCTTCAGCGCGAAAGTCATTGCCGCGCTGCGCAATCAATTCGGCGGGCATGCCGTCAAAAACGAGTAG
- the tkt gene encoding transketolase has product MTAPQTDTPSEPAQTPLETLCINTIRTLSMDSVQKANSGHPGTPMGLAPVAYTLWTRFLKHNPLDPSWPDRDRFVLSCGHASMLIYSLLYLTGYNLPLEQLEQFRQWGSQTPGHPEHGLTPGVETTTGPLGQGFGNAVGMAIAERYLGEVFNTPEHTIVDHYTYGICSDGDLMEGVSHEAASLAGHLGLGKLIFFYDDNHITIEGDTDLAFSEEVGHRFAAYGWHVQRVDGNNIPQISEALKRARAETLRPSLIIARTHIAEGSPNKHDTAGAHGSPLGVDEIKLTKQNLGWPDKDFYVPDEALAQFRQSVERGKAAQTDWQNRFEAYVAAHPDLASLWKTALSGNLPDGWDAEIPVFKPEDPPIATRVASGRVINAIAAKLPTLLGGAADLAPSTDTLMKGVADYGVQPGGRNMHFGIREHAMGATLNGMALHGGVIPYGATFLIFSDYMRPPMRLAALMEQRVIYVFTHDSIGLGEDGPTHQPVEQLSALRAIPNITVIRPCDGNETAEAWRAALTRKDGPTALALTRQNLPHLDRAVYASASGLQRGAYILADAPNHQPDIILLASGSEVSLITEAAKRLAEQGIQARVVSVPSMEIFNRQPEEYRESVLPPSVTKRLAVEAAAPMSWYRYVGLDGDVVGVERYGASAPYKTLMEKYELTVENVVAHALRFNILKADRH; this is encoded by the coding sequence TTGACAGCACCCCAAACCGACACACCATCCGAGCCAGCGCAGACTCCGCTGGAGACATTGTGCATCAACACCATCCGCACGCTTTCGATGGACAGCGTGCAAAAGGCCAACAGCGGCCACCCCGGCACGCCAATGGGCCTGGCGCCCGTTGCCTATACCCTGTGGACCCGCTTTCTCAAGCACAACCCCCTCGACCCATCCTGGCCTGATCGTGACCGCTTTGTGCTTTCCTGCGGCCATGCCTCCATGCTGATCTACAGCCTGCTCTATCTCACCGGCTACAATCTGCCGCTAGAGCAGTTAGAGCAGTTTCGCCAGTGGGGCAGCCAGACGCCGGGCCACCCCGAACATGGCCTGACGCCCGGCGTGGAAACGACCACCGGCCCGCTGGGCCAGGGCTTCGGCAACGCGGTGGGCATGGCAATTGCCGAACGCTATCTTGGCGAGGTGTTTAACACGCCTGAGCATACCATCGTGGATCATTATACCTATGGCATATGCAGCGATGGCGATTTGATGGAGGGCGTCTCGCACGAAGCCGCCTCGCTGGCCGGGCATCTGGGCCTGGGCAAGCTGATCTTCTTCTATGATGACAACCATATCACCATCGAGGGCGATACCGATCTGGCCTTCAGCGAAGAGGTCGGCCACCGCTTCGCGGCGTATGGCTGGCATGTCCAGCGCGTTGATGGCAATAACATCCCCCAGATCAGCGAGGCGCTGAAGAGAGCGCGCGCCGAAACGCTGCGCCCCAGCCTGATTATCGCGCGCACGCATATCGCCGAGGGCAGCCCCAACAAGCACGACACCGCCGGGGCGCATGGGTCGCCGCTGGGCGTGGACGAAATCAAGCTGACCAAACAAAACCTCGGCTGGCCCGACAAAGACTTCTACGTCCCCGATGAAGCCCTGGCGCAGTTCCGCCAGTCGGTGGAGCGCGGCAAAGCGGCCCAGACCGACTGGCAGAATCGCTTCGAGGCGTATGTCGCCGCGCATCCCGATCTCGCGTCCCTCTGGAAGACGGCGCTGAGCGGCAACCTCCCCGATGGCTGGGACGCCGAGATACCCGTCTTCAAGCCCGAAGACCCGCCGATTGCCACGCGCGTCGCCTCCGGCAGAGTAATTAACGCCATCGCGGCAAAGCTGCCGACGCTGCTCGGTGGCGCCGCTGATCTGGCCCCCTCCACCGATACCTTGATGAAAGGCGTTGCCGATTATGGCGTCCAGCCCGGCGGGCGCAATATGCACTTTGGCATCCGCGAGCATGCGATGGGGGCGACCCTCAACGGCATGGCCCTGCACGGCGGCGTAATCCCCTACGGCGCGACCTTCCTGATCTTTTCCGACTATATGCGCCCGCCGATGCGCCTGGCCGCCCTGATGGAGCAGCGCGTCATCTATGTCTTCACCCATGATAGCATTGGCCTGGGCGAAGATGGCCCGACGCATCAGCCGGTAGAGCAGCTTTCGGCGCTGCGAGCGATTCCCAACATCACCGTCATTCGTCCCTGCGACGGCAACGAAACCGCCGAAGCCTGGCGCGCGGCGCTGACCCGCAAAGACGGCCCGACGGCGCTGGCGCTGACCCGCCAGAATCTGCCCCACCTGGACCGCGCCGTCTACGCCTCCGCCAGCGGCCTCCAGCGGGGCGCGTATATTCTGGCCGACGCTCCCAACCACCAGCCCGACATCATTCTGCTGGCTTCTGGCTCGGAGGTATCGCTGATCACCGAAGCGGCAAAGCGCCTGGCCGAACAGGGCATCCAGGCGCGGGTCGTCAGCGTGCCCAGCATGGAAATCTTCAATCGCCAGCCAGAAGAGTACCGAGAGAGCGTCTTGCCCCCATCAGTCACAAAGCGCCTGGCCGTGGAAGCCGCCGCGCCGATGAGTTGGTATCGCTACGTCGGCCTGGATGGCGACGTGGTTGGCGTCGAGCGTTATGGGGCTTCAGCGCCCTATAAGACGCTCATGGAAAAATATGAGCTGACAGTTGAGAACGTCGTGGCACATGCTCTGCGTTTCAATATCCTCAAAGCGGATCGTCATTAA
- a CDS encoding alpha/beta hydrolase, whose translation MNMLENGVDLFTTVNGLRLHYVKWSGESGPIGRPPIILIHSGLASGHCWDLVAQHLAEAGLEAIAPDLRGRGRSDQPPSGYDLRTIAEDLAGFIQTVSPGQVAVVGHSYGGYAALALAAIYPNLLSKLVLVDGGIWSAEDETWEQFAQGMEGINWQYPSLSAYLDAQHEGAELFWSPEVARALTTTVQTELDGSVRECMTPAAWEQTLQSMWRYRPTSLYPHIICPTLVVVTELPNSFTKEVRNQKLEMNARFLPEAMSGLRCCRVQVMEQTHHEVPFHKPTELANLITSFLRTS comes from the coding sequence ATGAATATGCTCGAAAACGGCGTTGACCTCTTTACCACCGTCAACGGCTTGCGACTGCACTATGTGAAATGGTCCGGTGAGAGCGGCCCCATCGGGCGACCTCCCATCATCCTCATCCACAGCGGTCTGGCCTCCGGTCACTGCTGGGATCTGGTGGCCCAGCATCTGGCCGAGGCTGGCCTCGAAGCCATCGCCCCCGATCTGCGCGGGCGCGGGCGCAGCGATCAGCCGCCATCTGGCTACGACCTGCGCACCATCGCCGAAGACCTCGCTGGCTTTATCCAGACAGTCTCGCCAGGGCAGGTCGCCGTCGTCGGCCACTCCTACGGCGGCTATGCCGCGCTGGCGCTGGCGGCCATCTATCCCAACCTCTTGAGTAAATTAGTCCTGGTTGATGGTGGCATCTGGTCGGCTGAAGACGAAACCTGGGAGCAGTTTGCCCAGGGCATGGAAGGCATCAACTGGCAGTACCCCTCGCTCTCGGCCTATCTTGACGCCCAGCACGAAGGCGCAGAACTGTTCTGGAGTCCAGAGGTGGCCCGAGCCTTGACCACCACCGTCCAGACAGAACTGGATGGCAGCGTGCGCGAGTGTATGACTCCCGCCGCCTGGGAACAAACCTTGCAGAGCATGTGGCGCTATCGCCCAACCTCGCTCTATCCACATATCATCTGCCCCACACTCGTCGTCGTGACCGAACTCCCCAACAGCTTCACCAAAGAGGTACGTAACCAGAAGTTGGAAATGAACGCGCGCTTCCTGCCCGAAGCGATGTCTGGCCTGCGCTGCTGCCGCGTGCAGGTGATGGAACAGACTCACCACGAGGTTCCCTTCCACAAACCAACCGAGCTGGCAAACCTGATTACCTCCTTTCTGCGCACGTCCTGA